The Rhodococcus sp. ABRD24 genome contains the following window.
GATGAGCCGACGAATCACCTCGACAGGGATGGCCTGGACTTCCTCACCGAAAGCCTCCGGACCCATTCGGGCGGCATGGCCATCGTCAGTCACGACCGTGCACTCCTGCACGATGTCGCCGAAGAGTTCCTCGATCTGGACCCGAGCCAGGACGATCGTCCTCAGGTCTTCGCCGGTGGCTACGCAGGTTGGCAGGAGGGACGTCGTCGGGCCCGTGACCGGTGGGAGAACGAGTACGAAAACCAGCTCGCCGAGCATGCGCGCCTGCAGGAAGCGGTCGCGGGTGCTCGCGACCGGCTCAGCACCGGTTGGCGACCCGAGAAGGGACATGGCAAGCACCAACGGCAATCCCACGCACCAGGCCTGGTCCAGGCACTCAAACGACGCCAATCCGATCTCGAGGCACACACCATCACCGTGCCGGAGCCTCCCCTGCGACTGCGCTTTCCCGAACTAACCGTCCGTCCCGGAACGCCACTGCTCCGCGGCGACAACATCACCGTGGCGGGGCGACTGGATTCCCCCGTCTCGCTCTCCCTGGATGCGGGTGAACGCCTCCTGGTCACCGGCCGGAACGGTGCCGGCAAATCCACGCTACTGACCGTGCTGGCTGGCGATCTGGAGCCGTCCACCGGAAACGTCAACCGTCATGCCGCCGCCCGAGTCGCCCTCATCGGCCAAGAAGTTCCGGCCTGGGACCCCGAGCTGACTGCGCAGGAACTCTATGAGCGCCACATCCGCAGCCTCAACCTGCACAACAACATCGAACCGATACCACTGACATCGACAGGGCTGCTGGAGAAGCAATCACGACGCACACCTGTTGGGCGCCTCTCCCAGGGACAACAGCGCAGACTCCATCTCGCGATGCAGCTCGCCTCCCGCCCCAATCTGCTCATCTGCGACGAACCTACGAACCACCTGTCGGTGTCCCTGGTCGACGAACTCACCGCTGCACTGTCGGAAACCCCGGCCGCTGTCGTCGTGGCCACTCATGACCGGCAGATGCTCACCGACCTCGCACACTGGCCCCACCTTTCCCTGACATCCGAAGCCGTCGACAACGAGGAGCTCTCGTGACAAGTGACCGCCTGCGCATTCCGGTGCTCGTTCCTCTGCAGCGCCGCCACTACCAGTTGCTGTTCGCCTCGATGGTGCTCACCCTGTTCGGTGTCGGCGCCTGGGCCATCTATCTCGCGATGCAGACCCTCGCGCTGGACGCGACACCCGCAACCCTCTCGAGCGTGGTTGCCTGGACCGGTGTCGGCTTGCTCGTTTGCTCCCTGATCGCGGGGGTGGTGGCCGACCGCGTGGCGCACAGATCAGTCCTCCTAGCTGTTCTGGTAGTCAACCTCGCGGTCACGCTCACGATCGGCATCCTGGCATTTGTCGGTCACATCCAGATCTGGCAGCTATCGGTGTCAGCATTCGTGCTCGGCGCGTCCACCGCCTTCTTCTTTCCCGCCTACACCGCGATGGTCCCCACGCTCGTCCCCACCGAGGACCTCATGGCGGTCAACGGACTCGAAGGCGCGACTCGGCCCACGGTTCAGCAGGCACTCGCCCCGGCGCTTGTCGGCGCACTGATCGGGGCCACCATCCCGGCCGCGGGCGCATTCATGATCGCTGCCGCCTACGCGCTGGCACTCGTGATCGTCCTCGGACTGCCGACGCGGCCGAGAGAAGAGTCTCAGCACCCGAATCCCCTCCGGGACCTCGTCGGCGGATTCGCGTACGTCATACGGACACCGTGGGTCCTCTCGAGCGTTGCCTTCGCCGCCGTCATGGGATTGCTCGTCACCGGGCCGCTCGAGGTTCTGCTACCAGCCCTGGTTCGCGAAGCCCACGGACCAGGCGTCTACGGACTTCTCGTCGCAGCCCTCGGTGCCGGCGGCCTCGTCGGGTCCATGGCCATGGGGTCGATCACCATGCCTCTCCGCTACCTGTCCACCATGATCGGAGCCTGGGCGATCGGCTGCCTTCCCCTCTCACTCGTCGCCTTCACGTCCAATCCCTGGATCCTCGGCCCGGCCCTCTTCTTCTACGGTGGGATGATCGGAGCCGGCATGGTCATCTGGGGAACGCTCCTGCAAGAGCGAGTTCCCCTCAAGTTGCTCGGGCGGGTCGCCAGCCTGGACTTCTTCATCTCGATCGCCTTCATGCCTGTGTCCATCGCAATGGTTGGACTACTCGCCGATCGCGTTTCCCCGGGAACATTGTTTCTTGCAGCAGGATTCGGCCCGATATGCATGGCCGCACTCATCGCCGGTGTCGCCGCGCTCCCTGCCGTGAAACGGCGAAGCAACGTCGTCGATGCCACGCCCGACACCACGGACGAGGCGCTCCCACCAACGACCCCGACAGAAGGTGCTGCGGCGAAGTGACGCCCTGATGCTCGGGGAAACCGTTGCCGGATACTGACGCGCAAGCCGCGCCAGTATCCGGCAACTAGTATCGAACTTCGAATCCAGCATCGCCCAAGCGCTTTGCGCCGGACGACCGAGCGATAGCAGCGACGATATGGTTGGCCGCAGCAGTCGACAGATGGGGGCCGATCGGAAGACTGAGAACCTCCCGGGAAAGGGCCTCGGCTATCGGAAACGCACCCTTCCGTAATTCCATGTCAGCATAGGCAGGCGAAAGATGGACAGGAGTCGGATAGTGGATGAGGGTGTGGACTCCCGCAGCCTCCAAATCTCGCATGACAAGGTCTCTGTCCTGAGCTCGAAGGACGTAGAGGTGCCAGGCTGGTTCCGCCCACGGCAAGGGTTCCGGCGTTACGATCCCGAGAAGACCCTGCAACTCAGCCCGGTAAATCGCCGCTACAGCCGACCTGCGAGTGTTCCATTCGTCGAGATGGGTGAGTTTGACGCGAAGTACGGCGGCCTGGAGTTCGTCGAGT
Protein-coding sequences here:
- a CDS encoding ABC-F family ATP-binding cassette domain-containing protein, whose translation is MSAPSHAREHPAPTGHLPAGVHAHIRATSVHVTLGSRPVLRDASVTVSTRSRLAIVGENGRGKTTLLHVLAGLLQPDSGTVSRVGTIGVAQQAIPFRSGETVGTLVAETIEPALQALQDLDTATILLTDGAPGADDAYAAALEAATVLDAWDTERRVDIALAALHACTDRERPLETLSVGQRYRVRLACLLGATQDILLLDEPTNHLDRDGLDFLTESLRTHSGGMAIVSHDRALLHDVAEEFLDLDPSQDDRPQVFAGGYAGWQEGRRRARDRWENEYENQLAEHARLQEAVAGARDRLSTGWRPEKGHGKHQRQSHAPGLVQALKRRQSDLEAHTITVPEPPLRLRFPELTVRPGTPLLRGDNITVAGRLDSPVSLSLDAGERLLVTGRNGAGKSTLLTVLAGDLEPSTGNVNRHAAARVALIGQEVPAWDPELTAQELYERHIRSLNLHNNIEPIPLTSTGLLEKQSRRTPVGRLSQGQQRRLHLAMQLASRPNLLICDEPTNHLSVSLVDELTAALSETPAAVVVATHDRQMLTDLAHWPHLSLTSEAVDNEELS
- a CDS encoding MFS transporter; translated protein: MTSDRLRIPVLVPLQRRHYQLLFASMVLTLFGVGAWAIYLAMQTLALDATPATLSSVVAWTGVGLLVCSLIAGVVADRVAHRSVLLAVLVVNLAVTLTIGILAFVGHIQIWQLSVSAFVLGASTAFFFPAYTAMVPTLVPTEDLMAVNGLEGATRPTVQQALAPALVGALIGATIPAAGAFMIAAAYALALVIVLGLPTRPREESQHPNPLRDLVGGFAYVIRTPWVLSSVAFAAVMGLLVTGPLEVLLPALVREAHGPGVYGLLVAALGAGGLVGSMAMGSITMPLRYLSTMIGAWAIGCLPLSLVAFTSNPWILGPALFFYGGMIGAGMVIWGTLLQERVPLKLLGRVASLDFFISIAFMPVSIAMVGLLADRVSPGTLFLAAGFGPICMAALIAGVAALPAVKRRSNVVDATPDTTDEALPPTTPTEGAAAK